The following are from one region of the Endozoicomonas sp. 4G genome:
- the pilH gene encoding twitching motility response regulator PilH, translating into MANILIVDDSPTELFQLKAMLEKHGHSVMTANNGADGVALCRVEYPDAVLMDIVMPGLNGFQATRQLSKANDTSHIPVVIVTTKDQETDRAWGIRQGAKDYLIKPVREEILLKTLNTILEAESA; encoded by the coding sequence ATGGCAAACATTCTCATTGTTGATGACTCACCCACTGAGTTGTTCCAGTTGAAAGCCATGCTGGAAAAGCATGGCCACAGCGTGATGACTGCGAACAATGGTGCTGATGGTGTCGCACTCTGCCGGGTCGAGTATCCCGATGCGGTATTGATGGATATTGTCATGCCGGGTCTCAACGGTTTTCAGGCTACACGGCAATTGTCTAAAGCGAATGATACTTCCCATATCCCGGTCGTGATTGTCACCACCAAAGATCAGGAAACTGACAGAGCCTGGGGAATCAGGCAGGGTGCGAAAGATTATCTGATCAAGCCTGTTCGCGAAGAGATCCTGCTGAAAACACTGAATACTATTCTGGAAGCTGAATCTGCATGA
- a CDS encoding chemotaxis protein CheW translates to MNTVHTSPFEALLELDARVSRNAFEPPEKQSRVESWKGVGFTLSGQQFAVQMSEVTQFLPVPSSTPLPGVHSWAKGISNVCGRLLPIIDLGEFLGKAQDSQRSARRIMVVEQGEVSVGLIVDEVQGMVHFSTSQFSDSVPDHLFDAVKPFTVGHYRQEKDYMVFNTQLLVNDSRFLKAAKV, encoded by the coding sequence ATGAACACTGTTCACACAAGCCCTTTTGAGGCATTGCTGGAGCTGGATGCCAGGGTCAGCCGCAATGCTTTTGAGCCGCCTGAAAAACAAAGCCGGGTTGAGTCCTGGAAGGGCGTTGGCTTCACTCTGAGTGGCCAGCAGTTTGCGGTACAGATGAGTGAGGTAACGCAATTTCTGCCCGTTCCATCCAGCACGCCCCTGCCAGGTGTACATTCCTGGGCAAAAGGCATCTCAAACGTATGCGGGCGTTTACTTCCCATCATAGATCTGGGAGAGTTTCTGGGTAAGGCTCAAGACAGCCAGAGGTCGGCCCGCCGGATTATGGTGGTCGAGCAGGGAGAAGTGTCGGTGGGTCTGATCGTTGATGAAGTGCAGGGTATGGTGCATTTTTCCACCAGCCAGTTCTCTGATAGCGTGCCTGATCATCTGTTTGATGCAGTTAAGCCGTTTACTGTTGGCCATTACCGTCAAGAAAAAGATTACATGGTGTTTAACACACAGCTGCTAGTGAATGATTCTCGATTTTTAAAAGCAGCCAAAGTGTAA
- a CDS encoding methyl-accepting chemotaxis protein produces MKGNTATSVQGAGTSRAILASIFLLILSLSVITGSFIFISQQSRLDQQHLTDAGELRVLSQRIATSATEAADGKEEAFILLREARNEFDERFTSLQNTRLSVAPLLSSDDGNAAAQIETLGAAWSELKVEADNILAAETTVIALHEVAKTLGETIIQLQVEYDEVVQILLENGAPNDQIAMAQRQPWLAERIIRSASKVLEGGEDAIMAADSFGRDAKLFGRVLNGMLEGDLAMRISQVTDAEAIDRLAEISDLFGFVEGSVDEILETTPELFRVRAAADQIFTDSRQLLQQTSILVDTFESLTGQRLVNNIVISIAGVVALFSLLMIALTIVKDTRQRLAETAARNEANQAAIQRLLDEMADLADGDLTVQATVTEDFTGAIADSINFSIEQLRVLVKTINETAVEVDTSAQETQSTAKELAQAAGDQAEEINYASQAVNDMTESMTIVSASASESAQVADRSVAIATSGGQVVRNTIEGMDTIREQIQDTSRRIKRLGESSQEIGDIISLINDIAEQTNILSLNAAIQASMAGEAGRGFAVVADEVQRLAERVSGATRQIEALVSTIQTDTNEAVISMEQTTAEVVNGARLAQDAGVALEEVEKVSSSLAELIRNISETAKQQTDSAQQIALRMTTIRDITTRTASSTTATAGSVGNLAEMALEMRQSVSGFRLPPAAENEAAKIVQKDKITI; encoded by the coding sequence ATGAAAGGCAATACCGCAACCAGTGTCCAGGGAGCAGGGACGAGCCGAGCCATTCTGGCCTCGATTTTCCTGTTAATTCTGTCTCTATCCGTTATCACCGGTTCATTTATTTTTATCAGCCAGCAGAGCAGGCTTGATCAACAGCACCTGACTGATGCTGGTGAGCTTCGGGTACTTTCTCAGCGCATTGCAACCAGTGCTACCGAGGCAGCGGACGGTAAGGAAGAAGCCTTTATTCTGTTGCGTGAAGCACGCAATGAATTTGATGAACGTTTTACCTCCCTGCAAAACACCAGACTTTCTGTTGCTCCGTTGCTTAGCTCCGATGACGGCAATGCCGCCGCACAGATTGAGACACTGGGTGCAGCCTGGTCTGAATTGAAAGTAGAAGCGGATAACATTCTGGCCGCAGAAACAACCGTGATAGCCCTGCATGAAGTGGCAAAAACTCTGGGTGAAACCATTATCCAGCTGCAGGTGGAGTACGACGAAGTGGTACAGATTCTCCTTGAGAATGGTGCTCCCAATGACCAGATTGCAATGGCACAGCGCCAGCCATGGCTTGCAGAACGTATTATTCGAAGTGCCTCAAAAGTGCTGGAAGGGGGTGAAGACGCCATTATGGCAGCAGACAGTTTTGGTCGTGATGCCAAGCTGTTTGGTCGAGTACTGAACGGTATGCTGGAAGGTGATCTGGCTATGCGTATCAGTCAGGTCACCGATGCCGAAGCCATTGATCGTCTGGCTGAAATTTCCGACCTGTTTGGCTTTGTAGAAGGCAGTGTTGACGAAATTCTGGAGACCACCCCGGAACTGTTCCGGGTACGAGCGGCTGCTGACCAGATTTTCACTGACTCCCGGCAGCTGCTGCAACAAACGTCCATTCTCGTTGATACCTTTGAAAGTCTGACTGGCCAGCGTCTGGTGAACAACATAGTTATCAGTATTGCCGGTGTGGTTGCTCTGTTCTCTCTGCTGATGATCGCCCTGACTATTGTCAAAGATACCCGTCAGCGTCTGGCTGAAACCGCCGCCCGGAACGAAGCCAACCAGGCTGCGATCCAGCGACTGCTTGATGAAATGGCCGACCTTGCAGACGGCGACCTGACGGTACAGGCGACAGTTACCGAAGACTTTACGGGTGCCATTGCCGACTCCATTAACTTCTCTATTGAACAATTGCGGGTACTGGTCAAGACCATCAATGAAACCGCGGTGGAAGTGGATACCTCAGCCCAGGAAACACAGAGTACCGCGAAAGAGCTGGCCCAGGCAGCGGGTGACCAGGCCGAAGAAATCAACTATGCCAGTCAGGCGGTCAATGATATGACTGAGTCAATGACCATAGTCTCTGCGAGCGCCTCTGAATCAGCACAGGTAGCCGACAGATCGGTAGCAATTGCCACCAGCGGTGGTCAGGTCGTTCGTAATACCATTGAAGGCATGGATACTATCCGCGAACAGATTCAGGACACTTCCAGGCGAATCAAACGTCTGGGTGAGTCTTCGCAGGAAATCGGTGACATCATTTCCCTGATCAACGACATCGCAGAGCAGACCAATATTCTGTCCCTGAATGCTGCCATCCAGGCTTCCATGGCGGGTGAAGCTGGCAGGGGGTTTGCGGTGGTAGCGGACGAGGTGCAGCGTCTTGCAGAACGGGTATCGGGTGCGACCAGACAAATTGAAGCACTGGTATCTACCATCCAGACCGATACCAACGAAGCCGTTATCTCCATGGAGCAAACCACTGCTGAGGTAGTCAACGGTGCCAGACTGGCACAGGATGCCGGGGTTGCCCTGGAAGAGGTTGAGAAAGTATCCAGCAGCCTCGCCGAACTGATCCGCAACATTTCCGAGACCGCGAAGCAGCAAACAGATTCTGCCCAACAGATAGCCCTGCGTATGACGACCATCCGGGACATCACCACCCGAACGGCCTCCAGCACCACAGCCACCGCCGGCTCGGTAGGGAATCTGGCGGAAATGGCCCTGGAAATGCGTCAGTCTGTATCCGGCTTCCGTCTGCCTCCGGCAGCAGAAAATGAAGCAGCGAAGATCGTACAAAAAGACAAAATAACCATCTGA
- a CDS encoding chemotaxis protein CheA — protein sequence MAEQQDYAGLHRVKEEIEQALVEARQALEKYQQEPGNPAHISVGQRAFRQAHGALKLLQYEGASHLSLEINRLSEALISDRVSDVRMALAVLIQGTLQLSDYIQQTLDSGVDRPLALLPLINELRRLREDDPLPEATFFFPDRCSLIDPVEPPQLEALEQTGLVPLLRKIRQKYQLTLAGYLRDQNRAQQIKILAKLFTKLQDLSWGAPLSPLWEASIALVEGLDNQSIEQNIHVANLLRGLDGQIRLFIKQGAAFINTDPNDALLRGLLYYIATSKGHEGFTGALKARYNLEEALTRAQADISDVIQASVTLTNRQVEVNPYDVVQFKFTSSSSLEAETPAEVIPYSEPGQTGTLAPDVEEDPVERESIIDDELLVVFMEEADRVQRQLTENVAVWIDHQDDHNRLKDIRRAFYLLKGSGRLVDANVVAELAWSIENMLNHLIDGTIHHSPELSHLISRVNDMLPALISDFAEQSQVLTHDVLVCMEQADALAKGETYTIEDEESTIDGAIANDSEIDLERLDDAEPIAAQLAIVEALSKPAAEPEYDTPPPNIEQHQAPSTSKKYSTGQDNHLFAYSDLDLLLDADKYLSTWRNALPGEELKRFQKELAILAEQASRAGLTSLAELCDVLLDVMNYLGKHETLLPGVLAAPLSNGFEAMVDMMNMAAAQQTPVRPQSVFTELRESLEALLIAEPVRTEPVLEQEPIAADTVPLLNIATNEEDSGPELPELFLDLPDYLSQPKKEPLEQPAPETTRFETPVTTSTVGVLSGNHEMIRIPAQLLESLITLSSESSIYRGRVEQQVHGINNTLKEMGSTINLKDLDLKDLKAGIQEKSREAETLLLQQARTLRELQEKLMQARMVSFSCLLPRLRKITRQLSTELSKPVSLNVTNAEGKMDRTMLERILAPLEHLLRNAIDHGIESSVEKRLSLGKPETGHLTLAIARDGADVVVELSDDGQGIDLPAVHARALENNLISSEDELSDQEIAQLILEPGFSLDVVNTEIRQMGGSVQISSEPGKGASFKLRLPFTLSVNRALMVQVAGNLYALPMQSIDGITVVAPEVLTDCYQNNTPLQYGGMEHQLMFLGELLGNNSPGIQPEKCPVVIIQRGGRNLALHVDEIIGGTEIFAKSLGPQFADLVGVNGATILGDGRVAIIIDPVTLVRRLKTIEELRYDGGS from the coding sequence ATGGCTGAACAACAGGATTATGCAGGCCTGCACCGGGTTAAGGAAGAGATTGAACAGGCGCTTGTTGAAGCCCGCCAGGCCTTGGAAAAATACCAGCAAGAGCCCGGCAACCCAGCCCATATAAGCGTCGGACAGAGGGCGTTCCGTCAGGCTCATGGCGCACTCAAACTGTTGCAGTATGAAGGCGCCAGCCATTTGAGTCTGGAAATAAATAGATTGTCCGAGGCACTGATCAGTGATCGGGTGTCTGATGTCAGAATGGCTCTGGCCGTCCTGATACAAGGCACCTTGCAGCTGTCAGATTATATTCAACAGACTCTCGACAGTGGTGTTGATCGTCCATTGGCGCTTCTGCCCCTGATTAACGAACTGAGACGGCTGCGAGAGGACGATCCGCTGCCGGAAGCTACTTTTTTCTTTCCGGACCGCTGCTCACTGATTGATCCTGTCGAGCCACCGCAACTGGAGGCTCTTGAACAGACCGGTCTGGTACCGTTACTGAGAAAAATACGGCAGAAGTATCAGCTGACGCTCGCAGGTTATTTGCGGGATCAGAATCGGGCTCAGCAGATTAAAATTCTGGCTAAATTGTTTACCAAATTACAGGACCTTTCCTGGGGCGCGCCCCTTTCTCCTCTCTGGGAAGCCAGTATTGCTCTGGTTGAAGGGCTGGATAATCAGTCGATCGAACAGAATATTCATGTCGCTAACCTCTTGAGAGGGCTGGATGGTCAGATCCGCCTGTTTATTAAACAGGGTGCTGCTTTTATCAATACTGACCCCAATGATGCCCTGCTCAGGGGATTGCTCTACTACATTGCTACCTCGAAAGGTCATGAGGGTTTCACCGGAGCGTTGAAAGCACGCTACAACCTGGAAGAAGCACTGACCAGAGCCCAGGCCGATATTTCTGATGTTATTCAGGCATCTGTCACCTTGACCAACAGACAGGTCGAGGTTAACCCATACGATGTGGTGCAGTTTAAGTTCACCTCATCCAGCAGCCTGGAAGCAGAGACACCGGCTGAAGTTATACCCTATTCTGAACCCGGTCAGACCGGGACTCTTGCTCCGGACGTTGAAGAAGACCCGGTAGAGCGAGAGAGCATCATTGACGATGAGCTGCTGGTGGTTTTCATGGAAGAAGCCGACAGAGTTCAGCGGCAACTGACTGAAAATGTAGCTGTCTGGATCGATCATCAGGATGATCACAATCGTCTGAAAGATATCCGCAGGGCTTTCTATCTATTGAAAGGCAGTGGTCGTTTGGTTGATGCCAATGTTGTGGCTGAGCTGGCGTGGTCCATCGAGAACATGCTAAACCACCTGATCGACGGCACCATTCACCACAGCCCTGAATTAAGCCACCTGATCAGCCGCGTTAATGATATGCTGCCAGCATTGATTTCCGACTTTGCGGAGCAGAGCCAGGTTCTGACCCACGACGTTCTGGTCTGCATGGAGCAGGCGGACGCCCTGGCCAAAGGTGAAACTTACACCATTGAGGACGAAGAGAGCACTATTGATGGCGCTATTGCCAATGATTCAGAAATTGACTTGGAAAGGTTAGACGACGCGGAACCGATAGCGGCACAGCTGGCTATTGTTGAAGCCTTATCAAAGCCAGCTGCTGAGCCCGAGTACGACACCCCGCCGCCCAATATTGAACAGCATCAGGCACCATCTACCAGCAAAAAATACTCTACCGGTCAGGACAACCATCTGTTTGCCTACAGTGACCTGGATCTGCTGCTGGACGCCGATAAGTACCTTTCGACCTGGCGCAACGCTCTGCCTGGGGAAGAGCTGAAACGGTTCCAGAAAGAACTAGCCATACTGGCTGAACAGGCAAGCAGGGCAGGACTCACCTCGCTGGCTGAGCTATGCGATGTGCTTCTGGATGTTATGAATTATCTGGGCAAGCACGAGACTCTATTACCGGGGGTTCTTGCGGCACCACTGTCCAATGGCTTTGAAGCTATGGTCGATATGATGAACATGGCTGCGGCCCAGCAAACGCCAGTCAGACCGCAATCAGTATTTACAGAACTCAGGGAGTCTCTGGAAGCGCTGCTCATCGCTGAACCGGTTCGGACCGAACCGGTTCTTGAACAAGAGCCCATAGCCGCCGACACAGTCCCCCTTCTCAATATTGCAACCAATGAGGAAGACTCTGGCCCCGAACTGCCTGAACTGTTTCTGGATCTTCCTGACTACCTGAGCCAGCCCAAAAAAGAGCCCCTCGAGCAGCCTGCTCCTGAAACAACGCGATTCGAAACACCGGTTACTACCAGCACAGTCGGTGTCCTGTCCGGGAATCACGAAATGATTCGTATACCTGCGCAGCTTCTGGAGTCGCTGATCACGCTTTCCAGTGAGTCGAGTATTTATCGTGGCCGTGTCGAGCAACAGGTTCATGGTATCAACAACACCCTTAAGGAAATGGGTAGCACTATTAACCTTAAAGATCTTGACCTTAAAGATCTGAAGGCAGGCATTCAGGAAAAAAGTCGCGAAGCAGAAACCCTGCTACTGCAACAGGCGAGAACTCTGAGAGAGCTTCAGGAAAAGCTGATGCAGGCCCGGATGGTGTCGTTTAGTTGTCTATTGCCACGGCTTCGCAAGATTACCCGTCAGTTGTCTACTGAGCTGAGCAAGCCTGTCAGCCTGAATGTTACCAACGCTGAAGGGAAAATGGATCGTACCATGCTGGAACGAATCCTGGCGCCACTGGAACATCTGCTTCGAAATGCCATTGACCATGGCATTGAGTCCTCTGTGGAGAAGCGTCTGAGCCTGGGCAAACCAGAAACCGGTCATCTGACCCTGGCCATTGCCCGGGACGGTGCCGATGTTGTTGTCGAGTTGAGCGACGATGGTCAAGGCATCGACCTTCCGGCTGTGCACGCCAGAGCCCTGGAAAACAACCTGATCAGTTCGGAAGATGAACTGAGCGATCAGGAAATTGCCCAACTGATTCTGGAACCCGGTTTCAGTCTGGATGTCGTCAATACTGAAATACGTCAGATGGGTGGCAGCGTCCAGATTAGCAGTGAGCCCGGCAAGGGCGCTTCCTTCAAGCTGCGTCTGCCCTTTACTCTGTCGGTCAACCGTGCCCTGATGGTTCAGGTTGCAGGTAACCTCTATGCCCTGCCCATGCAGTCCATTGATGGTATTACGGTAGTGGCCCCCGAAGTCCTGACCGACTGCTACCAGAACAATACGCCCCTGCAATATGGCGGTATGGAGCACCAGCTTATGTTCCTGGGTGAACTGCTGGGCAATAACAGCCCTGGAATTCAACCCGAAAAATGTCCGGTTGTGATCATCCAGCGGGGGGGCCGGAATCTGGCTCTGCATGTGGATGAAATCATTGGCGGCACTGAAATTTTTGCCAAAAGCCTGGGGCCGCAGTTCGCTGATCTGGTGGGTGTTAACGGAGCCACCATTCTGGGCGATGGTCGTGTTGCCATCATTATCGACCCTGTCACATTGGTTCGCAGGCTTAAAACAATAGAGGAGTTGCGTTATGACGGGGGCTCCTGA
- a CDS encoding chemotaxis protein CheW, giving the protein MTGAPERENSLERENSLKSRLLPMQQIPLLLPASCIVDVVDYSRPSGGCQESRWLLGEIDWRGQTIPLITFERINGGRFAEFSATARIAVMHSSIGNAQTPFYAMVIQGIPQAVELTAGDVQPRGEADSHRGSAETFRVTIKGIPAAIPDLEKVEQQLSAMFTDHPIDTA; this is encoded by the coding sequence ATGACGGGGGCTCCTGAGCGTGAAAATAGCCTTGAGCGTGAAAATAGCCTGAAGTCTCGTTTGCTTCCTATGCAGCAGATACCGCTGCTGCTGCCTGCTTCCTGCATTGTCGATGTTGTTGACTACAGTCGTCCATCCGGTGGCTGTCAGGAAAGCCGATGGTTGCTCGGTGAAATTGACTGGCGGGGGCAAACCATCCCTTTGATTACCTTTGAACGAATCAACGGTGGTCGTTTTGCAGAATTCTCTGCGACGGCAAGGATTGCCGTTATGCACAGCAGTATCGGGAATGCGCAGACTCCTTTTTATGCCATGGTGATACAGGGTATTCCTCAGGCAGTGGAGCTGACAGCAGGCGACGTTCAACCCAGGGGGGAAGCTGACAGTCATCGAGGGTCAGCAGAAACATTCAGAGTCACTATCAAGGGTATTCCTGCCGCCATTCCCGATCTTGAAAAAGTGGAACAGCAGTTATCTGCAATGTTTACAGATCACCCCATAGATACTGCATGA
- a CDS encoding 16S rRNA (uracil(1498)-N(3))-methyltransferase translates to MRNPRIYTDQPLANDQVVELTDSAANHVGKVLRMKPEEPLILFNGQGSAWQGRIQFVAKKVVTVALAAELNQVTESPLKIHVGQSLSRGERMDYAIQKTTEMGVTEITPLFSERCEVKLNAERQEKRIRHWQQVAISACEQCGLNRVPVIHSPAFVVDWMAQQHSDLKFVLHHRTEKKLEGFDRPETIALLIGPEGGLTQEEITRAESSGFHALALGPRVLRTETAPVTAISVMQYLWGDL, encoded by the coding sequence ATGAGAAACCCCAGAATCTATACTGACCAGCCTCTGGCAAACGATCAGGTCGTTGAGCTAACCGACAGTGCTGCCAACCATGTTGGCAAAGTCCTGCGCATGAAACCTGAAGAGCCTCTTATCCTGTTTAATGGTCAGGGAAGCGCCTGGCAGGGAAGGATTCAGTTTGTTGCCAAAAAAGTGGTTACCGTTGCTTTGGCAGCAGAACTGAATCAGGTCACGGAATCCCCCTTGAAAATCCACGTGGGGCAGAGCCTTAGCAGGGGTGAGCGAATGGATTACGCGATCCAGAAGACCACCGAAATGGGCGTGACGGAAATAACACCACTCTTTTCTGAACGCTGCGAAGTCAAGCTGAATGCAGAGCGTCAGGAAAAACGAATCAGACACTGGCAACAGGTCGCTATCAGTGCCTGTGAACAGTGTGGCCTGAACAGGGTTCCGGTGATTCACTCGCCTGCATTTGTAGTAGATTGGATGGCACAGCAACACTCTGACTTGAAGTTTGTACTGCATCATCGAACCGAAAAAAAACTGGAAGGGTTCGATCGACCAGAAACCATTGCTTTGTTAATCGGCCCGGAAGGTGGGCTGACTCAGGAAGAAATTACCAGGGCAGAGTCGTCAGGCTTTCATGCCCTGGCACTGGGGCCGAGAGTCCTGAGAACGGAAACTGCCCCGGTAACTGCAATCAGTGTCATGCAGTATCTATGGGGTGATCTGTAA
- a CDS encoding type II toxin-antitoxin system HicB family antitoxin — protein sequence MLYPIVIHKDPDSAYGVTVPDIKGCFSAGDTFAEALECTKEAINGYLEMFTEEGKPIPNGSDIDDLVDNPDYEGGTWALVEVDITPYLGKTEKINVTLPSSLIRKIDDEVRKHSSQYRSRSSFLAQAAFREL from the coding sequence ATGTTATACCCCATTGTTATTCATAAAGACCCTGACAGTGCATACGGTGTTACAGTGCCTGATATCAAAGGCTGCTTTTCAGCCGGAGATACTTTTGCTGAAGCACTGGAGTGCACCAAAGAAGCCATTAACGGCTATCTGGAAATGTTCACTGAAGAAGGCAAGCCAATTCCTAACGGATCGGATATTGATGACCTGGTTGATAACCCTGATTATGAGGGAGGAACCTGGGCATTAGTGGAAGTGGATATCACCCCATATTTGGGAAAAACTGAAAAAATCAACGTCACACTGCCTTCCAGCCTGATCAGGAAAATAGACGATGAAGTAAGAAAGCATTCTTCCCAGTATCGAAGTCGTTCCAGCTTTCTCGCACAGGCAGCATTTAGAGAGCTTTGA
- a CDS encoding type II toxin-antitoxin system HicA family toxin: MIKMLEKDGWELTRINGSHHIFKHPVKKGTPSVPHPKQGLPKGTVRNILKEAELI; this comes from the coding sequence TTGATCAAGATGCTTGAAAAAGATGGCTGGGAGTTAACACGGATCAACGGCAGCCACCATATTTTCAAACATCCGGTCAAAAAGGGAACGCCTTCTGTACCTCACCCCAAACAAGGATTACCGAAGGGGACGGTCAGGAATATTCTCAAGGAGGCAGAGCTTATATAA
- the phoU gene encoding phosphate signaling complex protein PhoU encodes MDTKSELLSHHISQQFNHELEELRNNLLAMGGQVEKQVSDAINALIDADSEEAVAVCEKDTDINYMELAIDEECSRILARRQPAASDLRLVISCSKAATDLERIGDEAAKIARFAISLSEQGEAPKGYIEARHIGNLVRHMVQDALNAFARFDADLALAVAKEDKTVDREYKSATRELVTYMMEDPRSITRVLNIMWVLRSLERIGDHARNLAEYVIYLVKGTDVRHIGIKRIQEEVFDKP; translated from the coding sequence ATGGATACCAAAAGCGAACTTCTTAGCCACCATATCTCCCAGCAATTCAACCATGAACTGGAAGAGTTGCGAAATAACCTTCTGGCCATGGGTGGGCAGGTTGAAAAACAGGTATCCGATGCGATCAATGCCCTGATCGATGCTGACAGCGAAGAGGCTGTCGCAGTCTGCGAAAAAGACACCGACATCAACTACATGGAACTGGCCATCGATGAAGAATGCTCCCGCATTCTGGCCAGACGCCAGCCTGCTGCCAGCGACCTCCGTCTGGTCATTTCCTGCTCCAAGGCCGCCACCGACTTGGAAAGGATTGGTGACGAGGCAGCAAAAATTGCCCGCTTTGCCATTAGCCTCAGTGAACAGGGAGAAGCGCCCAAAGGTTATATCGAGGCTCGTCACATTGGTAACCTTGTACGACACATGGTTCAGGATGCACTCAATGCTTTTGCCCGCTTCGATGCCGATCTTGCCCTGGCCGTTGCTAAGGAAGATAAAACTGTCGACCGGGAATACAAAAGCGCAACACGGGAACTGGTCACCTACATGATGGAAGACCCCAGATCCATCACCCGGGTTCTAAATATCATGTGGGTATTGAGATCACTGGAACGGATTGGCGATCATGCCCGTAACCTGGCGGAGTACGTGATCTATCTGGTGAAAGGTACTGATGTACGACACATTGGTATTAAAAGAATCCAGGAAGAAGTGTTTGATAAGCCTTGA
- the pstB gene encoding phosphate ABC transporter ATP-binding protein PstB yields MQDEALDLNTPSRTANQQSKATPDAASSTPAFNLDSLGRSRRKLSLEQEEKCMDIRHLNLFYGDKQALHDISLTIPKRRVTAFIGPSGCGKSTLLRSMNRMNDLVEGCRVEGEIQLDDQNIYQKGVNVADLRRRVGMVFQKPNPFPKTVYENVAYGLRIQGINKKRVLDEVVEWALRSAALWDEVKDRLHENALGMSGGQQQRLVIARTIAVEPEVLLLDEPASALDPISTLKIEELINKLKSKFTIAIVTHNMQQAARVSDYTAFMYMGKLIEFDDTDTLFTNPQQKQTEDYITGRYG; encoded by the coding sequence ATGCAGGATGAGGCACTGGACTTGAATACACCCTCCCGGACAGCAAACCAACAGAGCAAAGCCACTCCCGATGCGGCCAGCTCAACACCGGCGTTTAACCTCGACAGTCTGGGGCGCAGCCGTCGCAAGCTTAGCCTGGAGCAAGAAGAAAAATGTATGGATATCAGGCATTTGAATCTGTTTTACGGTGACAAGCAGGCACTGCACGATATCTCCCTGACCATTCCCAAACGCAGGGTCACTGCTTTCATTGGTCCATCAGGCTGTGGTAAATCCACGCTGTTGCGCAGTATGAACAGAATGAATGATCTGGTAGAAGGCTGCCGCGTCGAAGGTGAAATTCAGCTGGATGACCAGAATATTTATCAAAAGGGTGTCAATGTCGCAGACCTTCGTCGCCGGGTTGGCATGGTATTCCAGAAGCCAAACCCCTTCCCAAAGACTGTTTATGAAAATGTTGCCTACGGGCTGCGTATTCAGGGCATCAACAAAAAGCGTGTTCTGGATGAAGTGGTAGAGTGGGCTTTGCGCAGTGCGGCACTTTGGGATGAAGTGAAAGATCGTCTGCATGAAAATGCCCTGGGTATGTCCGGTGGCCAGCAGCAGCGTCTGGTGATCGCCCGAACCATTGCTGTGGAGCCAGAAGTCCTGCTGCTGGACGAACCGGCTTCAGCCCTGGACCCGATTTCAACCTTAAAAATTGAAGAGCTGATTAACAAGCTCAAATCCAAATTCACCATCGCTATCGTGACCCACAATATGCAACAGGCGGCTCGTGTCTCAGACTACACAGCCTTTATGTACATGGGTAAGCTCATTGAATTCGACGATACCGATACGCTGTTCACAAACCCACAACAGAAACAAACTGAAGACTATATAACCGGTCGTTACGGCTGA